One genomic region from Proteus vulgaris encodes:
- a CDS encoding alpha-2-macroglobulin family protein yields the protein MDVLRFLLSLPFKLIRLFGWIIVFCIRLLEKILSPFIGKIQWSTPVWIDFVARHLRKIENGIVGHPKTALGSIVFLIVASFGSYYGYHSYLNRPVPIDVAPIVVQNVNVKLTGPAQINYANDNPQSQKIILSFSRSAAPITLIDKEVTEGVTLTPAIEGNWQWQNGSTLVFTAKKPFAMGNEYKIQLDETKLLAPQFSLKSNKYEFKTTSFDYSLGNSEFYQDPQNPSQKHAIIKISFNAPVDIQSFEKRLSMKYGDNEKLKYVINYDNKKLTAWVHSEQLTLKDISSKVFLKIEPGIATTVTANTTLKEKTYHVEIPSLYSLNVSNVESELVESENGKDARVIIISLSDELNEKEIKNEVSAWLLPQHNLELENTDIRQDEDDYYDWNLNDVSKTILAQSEKLTLEMNDNEQENQANFAFKYNAPAYRYILVKIPSGITSVGGYQLKEDRYQIVSVPDYPQMLNFVSEGALLSMTGDKRITVSARNLPGLQLDIKRVIPGQLQHIVSFKDKYFTSTRFSRLNDEYFTEHFTYQTALNNENKGEIQYKGIDLSRYLSADPNARRGIFLLKLSSWDPNKASQTDEDEDEYYEDDDDEELSDGRFVVVTDLGIIAKSSIDGSRDVFIQSIYNGAPVSDAKVSVIAKNGTTLLSKMTSADGHVVFPNLKDFRNEQTAVLFLVEKDGDISFLPTDAYYDRQLNLSRFDIFGDDTPRDPRTLDSFLFSDRGVYRPGETFNIGLITRTFDWKTALEGVPLRVEVRDPRNTLMLNQSMVLNEFGFNELSYTTSENSPTGDWNIYLYLVGKNNEDASLLGSTTIVVKEFEPDLLKVALNLTPDRQQGWVKPSELKASIDVQNLFGTPAQDRRVVSKLTLRPIYPNFSRYSDYRFYENRRNHDSFETDLEETTTNAEGLADIDLGLTSYDDATYQLQLISEAFDAGSGRSVTAAARVMVSPHDYLIGVKADGTLDYINQNAQRNLNFIAIDPTLKQVAQEALTLERYEQKYLSVLTRQDSGVYKYQSKLKEVFIDDVSLSIDEKGSSFALETQTPGNFVLLVKNKEGSVLNRINYTVAGNANVTRSLDREAELQLTLNKDTYKAGEEIEIAINAPYVGSGIITIEKDKVYYWQWFTSSTTNSVQKIRVPAQLQGNGYINVQFVRDINSDEIFMSPLSYGVVPFKVSRENFQAQIELESPDVIKPGDTLPITVKTDSPQQVAVFAVDEGILQVARYKLKDPLDYFFRKRSLEVESTQILDLILPEFSKMMSLASAPGGDAGEGVDLYLNPFKRKKEEPVAYWSGITEVDGEAVFNYKVPEYFNGKIRVMAVSVTPNRIGNTQRYTTVRDDFVLSPHIPTTVAPNDEFDVTLGIANNLTDLNGVATKLDVTITPKAQLEVIGQNSYQLELGEKKETVVSFRLKAKSQLGNGAITFAVNTEGKVTQRTVNLSIRPASAYRTQSSLGRMDGKEQSVTYIRQMYDEYAKRDARVSYSPLVLSSALAQYLANYPYNCSEQITSQAIPLLFHQRNPEMKAIYSQDKIRTQLEQTMATLLTRQNGQGAIGTWRSTPSTDPFVTLYVVQFLLEAQEANYPVSDTLLRSSNEYLTKLAVNAGLNNQDELRMRAFAVYLLTRQGKVTTGEIAAIQTRMQKNYPKTWQSDLGALYLAASYKMLKMDKQADELLKPTWQELSKAYSKAWWSHDYLDPLIQDSTRLYLIVKHFPEKAGDIPPQLLENMVMSFKEERYTTQSSAMSILALEHYTKQIQNMATPTQPLTVSVKSGENSPVVISSMTNATAIGQFKAGIKEILFNNPTNNAAWYVVTQSGFDSEQPKEALSQGLEISRDYVNEKGEVVNSATLGEKLYVHIKIRANAKQGVNNVVLVDLLPGGFEVVQQSMDDVDNPEVEWLSPTSSKGTRWSPEYSDIREDRVIIYGTASQQVQEFVYQIKATNSGIFSIPPAFAEAMYDREIQALAIGKGAMTVNKPTQNNGNVK from the coding sequence ATGGACGTACTGCGTTTTTTACTTTCTCTCCCTTTTAAACTGATCCGTTTATTTGGGTGGATCATTGTTTTTTGTATTCGTCTTTTAGAGAAGATACTCAGCCCATTTATAGGGAAAATACAATGGAGTACGCCCGTCTGGATTGACTTTGTTGCCCGCCATTTACGAAAGATCGAAAATGGTATAGTAGGTCACCCTAAAACCGCATTAGGTTCTATTGTTTTTCTTATTGTTGCGTCATTTGGCAGTTATTACGGTTATCACAGTTATCTCAATCGACCTGTTCCTATCGATGTCGCTCCTATCGTTGTACAAAATGTTAATGTGAAGCTTACAGGCCCTGCTCAGATTAATTATGCGAATGATAATCCTCAATCCCAGAAAATTATTTTATCTTTTTCTCGGTCTGCGGCACCTATTACGCTTATTGATAAAGAGGTAACTGAAGGTGTGACATTAACACCTGCGATTGAGGGTAATTGGCAGTGGCAAAATGGCTCGACCCTTGTATTTACAGCTAAAAAGCCTTTTGCTATGGGCAATGAATATAAAATTCAGCTTGATGAAACTAAACTATTAGCACCACAATTTTCATTGAAATCAAATAAATATGAATTTAAAACAACCTCTTTTGATTACAGTTTAGGAAATAGTGAGTTTTATCAAGATCCTCAAAATCCATCACAAAAACACGCCATTATAAAGATCTCTTTTAACGCTCCTGTCGATATTCAGAGTTTTGAAAAACGCCTTTCAATGAAATACGGCGATAATGAAAAGCTGAAATATGTCATCAATTACGATAATAAAAAATTAACGGCTTGGGTTCACTCAGAGCAATTAACGCTAAAAGACATTAGTAGCAAGGTTTTTCTTAAAATTGAACCGGGTATTGCAACAACAGTAACCGCCAATACAACATTAAAAGAAAAAACATATCATGTTGAGATCCCAAGTCTATATAGCCTTAATGTTTCAAATGTAGAGAGCGAATTAGTTGAGTCTGAAAATGGGAAAGATGCGCGGGTAATTATCATTTCATTAAGTGATGAATTAAATGAAAAAGAGATAAAAAATGAAGTTTCTGCGTGGTTATTGCCTCAACACAATTTAGAATTAGAGAATACTGACATTCGCCAAGATGAAGACGATTATTACGATTGGAACTTGAATGATGTGAGTAAAACTATTCTTGCTCAGTCAGAAAAGCTAACGCTTGAGATGAATGATAATGAGCAAGAAAATCAAGCCAATTTTGCTTTTAAATACAATGCGCCAGCTTATCGCTATATATTGGTTAAAATCCCAAGTGGGATAACATCTGTGGGCGGATACCAACTAAAAGAAGATCGTTACCAAATTGTCAGTGTGCCTGACTATCCGCAAATGCTGAACTTTGTTTCTGAAGGTGCTTTGCTTTCTATGACGGGTGACAAGCGGATCACCGTTTCTGCTCGTAATTTACCAGGGCTACAACTTGATATAAAACGAGTTATTCCAGGTCAGTTACAACACATTGTTTCCTTTAAAGATAAATACTTTACTTCAACACGATTTTCTCGCCTTAATGATGAATATTTCACGGAACACTTTACTTATCAAACAGCATTGAATAATGAAAACAAAGGTGAAATTCAATATAAAGGTATCGATTTAAGTCGCTATTTATCTGCTGATCCTAATGCTAGGCGCGGGATATTCTTATTAAAACTCTCTTCATGGGATCCTAATAAAGCATCCCAAACAGACGAAGATGAAGATGAATACTATGAAGATGATGATGACGAAGAGCTTTCTGATGGGCGCTTTGTTGTCGTGACAGATTTAGGGATCATTGCTAAATCATCAATTGATGGTTCTCGAGATGTCTTTATACAATCTATCTATAACGGTGCGCCTGTTAGCGATGCGAAAGTCTCAGTTATTGCTAAAAACGGGACAACATTATTGAGCAAAATGACTAGCGCTGATGGTCATGTCGTTTTCCCTAATCTTAAAGATTTTAGAAATGAACAAACTGCCGTTCTCTTTTTAGTTGAAAAAGATGGCGATATTTCATTTTTACCAACAGATGCTTATTACGATAGGCAACTTAACCTATCTCGTTTTGATATCTTCGGTGATGATACACCAAGAGATCCGCGTACTCTCGATAGCTTCTTATTTTCTGATAGAGGCGTTTATCGACCGGGTGAAACCTTCAATATTGGTCTTATTACACGTACCTTTGACTGGAAAACAGCCCTTGAAGGCGTACCTTTGCGTGTTGAAGTCCGAGACCCTCGTAATACATTGATGTTAAATCAATCTATGGTGTTAAACGAGTTTGGTTTCAATGAATTAAGCTATACCACATCAGAAAACTCGCCCACTGGAGATTGGAATATCTATCTCTATTTAGTTGGTAAAAATAATGAAGATGCCAGCTTATTAGGTAGCACAACGATTGTGGTTAAAGAGTTTGAGCCTGATTTACTTAAGGTTGCTCTTAATCTAACGCCAGATAGACAACAAGGATGGGTGAAACCTTCTGAATTAAAAGCTTCAATCGATGTACAAAATTTATTTGGCACTCCGGCACAAGATAGACGAGTTGTTTCTAAATTAACCTTAAGGCCAATTTATCCTAATTTTTCACGTTATTCCGATTATCGTTTTTATGAAAACCGTCGTAATCACGATAGTTTTGAAACAGATTTAGAAGAAACAACAACGAATGCCGAAGGGTTGGCCGATATTGATTTGGGGTTAACATCTTATGATGATGCCACTTACCAATTACAACTTATTTCTGAAGCATTTGATGCTGGGAGTGGTCGTTCTGTAACAGCTGCTGCGCGAGTTATGGTATCTCCTCATGATTATCTGATTGGCGTTAAAGCAGATGGAACGCTTGACTATATTAATCAAAATGCACAGCGCAATCTCAATTTCATTGCGATTGATCCGACATTAAAACAAGTTGCTCAAGAAGCATTAACGTTAGAACGCTATGAGCAAAAATACCTCTCTGTTTTAACTCGACAAGATTCAGGTGTTTATAAATATCAATCTAAACTCAAAGAAGTGTTTATTGATGATGTTTCACTTTCCATTGATGAAAAAGGAAGTTCTTTTGCATTAGAAACACAAACACCGGGTAACTTTGTGTTATTAGTCAAAAACAAAGAAGGCAGTGTACTTAATCGCATTAACTATACAGTTGCGGGTAATGCGAATGTGACTCGCTCACTTGATCGCGAAGCAGAATTACAACTCACTTTAAATAAAGACACATATAAAGCGGGTGAGGAGATCGAGATTGCCATCAATGCTCCTTATGTTGGCAGTGGTATTATCACGATAGAGAAAGATAAAGTTTATTATTGGCAATGGTTTACATCTTCAACAACAAATTCGGTACAAAAAATCCGTGTTCCTGCGCAATTGCAAGGTAATGGCTACATCAATGTTCAATTTGTTAGAGATATAAACTCTGACGAAATATTTATGAGCCCACTTAGCTATGGTGTTGTACCGTTTAAAGTCAGTCGTGAAAATTTCCAAGCTCAAATCGAATTAGAGTCACCAGATGTTATCAAGCCGGGCGATACCTTGCCGATTACGGTAAAAACAGATAGCCCACAACAAGTTGCTGTTTTTGCTGTTGATGAAGGTATCTTGCAAGTCGCTCGATATAAATTAAAAGATCCATTAGATTACTTCTTCCGTAAGCGTTCATTAGAAGTTGAAAGCACACAAATACTGGATCTTATTTTGCCTGAATTTAGCAAAATGATGTCACTGGCTTCAGCGCCGGGCGGTGATGCGGGTGAAGGTGTCGATCTCTACTTGAATCCATTTAAACGCAAGAAAGAAGAGCCAGTCGCTTATTGGTCTGGTATTACAGAAGTAGATGGAGAAGCTGTCTTTAATTACAAAGTGCCAGAGTATTTTAATGGCAAAATAAGAGTTATGGCGGTATCTGTTACACCAAATCGTATTGGAAATACGCAGCGCTATACGACTGTGCGTGATGATTTTGTATTAAGTCCACATATTCCTACTACAGTGGCGCCTAATGATGAATTTGATGTCACTTTAGGTATCGCAAATAATCTGACTGACCTTAACGGTGTTGCAACTAAGCTTGATGTGACGATAACACCAAAAGCTCAATTAGAGGTTATAGGACAGAACAGTTACCAATTAGAATTAGGTGAGAAAAAAGAAACGGTAGTTTCCTTTAGACTAAAAGCGAAGTCACAATTGGGTAATGGGGCTATCACTTTCGCAGTGAATACTGAAGGTAAAGTGACTCAAAGAACGGTGAATCTCTCTATTCGCCCAGCTTCAGCTTATCGCACTCAATCAAGCTTAGGTCGTATGGATGGTAAAGAGCAGAGTGTTACATATATTCGCCAAATGTATGATGAATATGCGAAAAGAGATGCACGAGTTTCTTACTCGCCTTTAGTACTAAGCAGCGCATTAGCGCAATATCTGGCTAATTATCCTTATAATTGTTCAGAGCAAATAACCAGTCAGGCAATACCGTTGTTATTCCATCAACGTAATCCTGAAATGAAGGCGATATATTCACAAGATAAAATTCGCACTCAACTTGAACAGACAATGGCAACATTACTGACTCGCCAAAATGGTCAAGGTGCTATCGGAACATGGCGTTCAACACCATCGACTGATCCATTTGTGACCTTATATGTCGTTCAATTCTTACTTGAGGCACAAGAGGCGAATTACCCTGTATCAGATACGCTATTACGTTCATCCAATGAATACTTAACTAAGCTTGCCGTCAATGCAGGGTTAAATAATCAAGATGAACTTAGAATGCGTGCTTTTGCCGTCTATTTGCTAACACGCCAAGGTAAAGTGACGACGGGTGAAATTGCGGCTATTCAAACGCGAATGCAAAAGAATTATCCAAAAACATGGCAAAGTGATTTAGGTGCTTTATATCTAGCGGCATCTTACAAAATGCTGAAAATGGATAAACAAGCGGATGAATTACTCAAGCCTACATGGCAAGAGCTAAGCAAAGCTTATAGCAAAGCGTGGTGGTCACATGACTATTTAGATCCGCTGATCCAAGACAGTACAAGGCTGTATTTGATTGTGAAACATTTTCCAGAAAAAGCGGGAGATATTCCGCCACAACTACTGGAAAATATGGTTATGAGCTTTAAAGAAGAGCGCTATACCACACAGTCATCAGCAATGAGTATCTTGGCATTAGAGCATTACACTAAACAGATCCAAAATATGGCAACGCCGACACAGCCATTAACTGTAAGTGTAAAAAGTGGTGAAAATTCACCAGTTGTTATTTCATCTATGACAAATGCTACTGCGATAGGCCAGTTTAAAGCAGGTATTAAAGAGATCTTATTTAATAACCCAACGAATAACGCAGCTTGGTATGTTGTGACACAATCTGGTTTTGATAGTGAACAACCTAAAGAAGCACTTTCACAAGGACTAGAAATTTCTCGTGACTATGTGAATGAAAAAGGCGAGGTTGTTAATAGTGCAACCTTGGGTGAAAAGCTTTATGTGCACATAAAAATCAGAGCGAATGCAAAACAAGGTGTGAATAATGTCGTGCTGGTGGACTTGCTACCTGGTGGTTTTGAAGTTGTACAACAATCAATGGACGACGTGGACAATCCTGAAGTCGAATGGTTATCACCAACCAGTAGCAAAGGAACACGTTGGTCACCAGAATACAGCGATATTCGAGAAGATCGTGTCATTATTTATGGTACTGCATCTCAACAAGTACAAGAGTTTGTCTACCAAATTAAAGCCACTAATTCAGGAATATTCTCTATACCGCCAGCATTTGCAGAAGCTATGTATGACAGAGAAATACAAGCATTAGCGATTGGTAAAGGTGCTATGACTGTCAACAAACCGACGCAAAATAATGGCAATGTAAAATGA
- a CDS encoding DUF3829 domain-containing protein, translating to MKKSILASIISLLLISAVGCDNSNENSNTGTPSQDKNKTEQTTQSKPDSKNTQSDEVQFSQKIEKGNLWLATFNEDFGTIIQKKTGRISGTININLLDNTEKVLTSLSSDNGKTLDLTPFKILENEAETDQIKRMKANSALMPVRSTFSMHLSESGAERAQESFEFMKTFSPTLPELDAVGNAYGESYVDLYKKLLKLGDYLVVKETYRLDDFAQASTLYEDVKNAYAKLIDEKEKAAEAYENYYQAMHIEELELVKKEGLVVRYQIMQSLDTVTNTLDSMNPDKIDVTALSAAITKIEAQSIELGKVFGDEALLNKENMKSTDYSVKEYLKLYQQLVIELKVLEKKLNENKDISGSLNTISNEYKYLIENYNSLIAK from the coding sequence ATGAAAAAGAGCATATTGGCATCGATAATAAGTCTTTTATTAATATCAGCAGTAGGTTGTGACAATTCAAATGAAAATTCGAATACAGGCACACCTTCGCAAGATAAAAATAAAACAGAGCAAACAACACAATCTAAGCCTGATTCAAAAAACACTCAATCTGATGAAGTTCAATTTAGCCAGAAAATTGAAAAAGGTAACTTGTGGTTAGCAACGTTTAACGAAGATTTTGGCACCATCATTCAGAAAAAAACCGGCAGAATTTCGGGCACAATTAACATTAATCTTTTAGATAACACGGAGAAAGTTTTAACAAGTTTAAGTTCTGATAATGGCAAAACCCTTGATCTAACACCTTTCAAAATACTCGAAAATGAAGCAGAGACAGATCAAATAAAAAGAATGAAAGCGAATAGTGCGCTAATGCCTGTTAGAAGTACCTTCTCTATGCATTTGAGCGAATCAGGCGCCGAACGTGCTCAAGAGTCTTTCGAATTTATGAAAACATTTTCTCCTACACTCCCAGAGTTAGACGCTGTGGGGAATGCTTATGGTGAAAGTTATGTTGATCTATATAAGAAACTGCTGAAGTTGGGCGATTATCTCGTTGTAAAAGAAACATACCGCTTAGATGATTTTGCACAAGCAAGTACTTTGTATGAAGATGTGAAAAATGCTTATGCCAAACTAATCGATGAGAAAGAAAAAGCCGCTGAGGCATATGAAAACTATTACCAAGCAATGCATATTGAAGAGCTTGAATTAGTGAAAAAAGAAGGCTTGGTTGTTCGTTATCAAATTATGCAATCATTGGATACAGTAACCAATACTCTTGATTCAATGAATCCAGATAAAATTGATGTGACTGCACTCTCTGCGGCAATTACCAAAATTGAGGCACAATCAATTGAGTTAGGAAAAGTATTTGGTGATGAAGCATTGCTAAATAAAGAAAATATGAAAAGTACTGATTATTCAGTTAAAGAGTATTTAAAACTATACCAACAACTTGTTATTGAGTTAAAAGTATTAGAGAAAAAACTCAATGAGAATAAAGATATATCAGGTAGCTTAAATACAATTTCAAATGAATATAAATACTTGATAGAGAACTATAACTCTTTAATAGCGAAGTAA
- a CDS encoding Fic/DOC family protein codes for MNRYDVSNSEGKFADGSDEEVLANKLGLSNVDDINDAELVLLEKLYQVIFEEQFPTEQITVSLIQRWHRQWLGNVYEWAGQLRTVNISKGGFMFAPAGRVAKLLAQFEKEFLAKYTPCTNMSREQVIKAIATVHVELILIHPFREGNGRLSRLLADVMAVQAGFQPLDYESWTQHPEQYIAAIHAGLNLNYEPMKYWVNEALKAN; via the coding sequence ATGAATAGATATGATGTATCTAATAGCGAAGGAAAATTTGCTGATGGTTCTGATGAAGAAGTGCTAGCTAACAAGCTAGGGCTTTCAAACGTTGATGATATCAATGATGCTGAGCTTGTCCTGTTAGAAAAACTGTATCAAGTCATTTTCGAAGAACAATTTCCCACTGAGCAAATTACCGTATCACTTATTCAGCGTTGGCACCGCCAATGGCTAGGGAATGTTTACGAGTGGGCAGGTCAATTACGTACAGTGAATATTAGCAAGGGTGGTTTTATGTTTGCCCCTGCGGGTCGTGTCGCAAAGTTACTTGCTCAATTTGAAAAAGAGTTTCTAGCAAAGTATACGCCTTGCACCAATATGAGCCGAGAACAAGTCATAAAAGCTATTGCCACGGTACATGTGGAGTTAATTCTGATACATCCGTTTAGGGAAGGAAATGGGCGCTTATCGCGTTTACTCGCGGATGTGATGGCAGTACAAGCTGGTTTTCAGCCGTTAGACTATGAAAGTTGGACTCAACATCCCGAGCAGTACATTGCAGCAATCCACGCTGGGTTAAACCTTAACTATGAACCCATGAAATATTGGGTTAACGAAGCCTTGAAAGCGAACTAA